A single window of Maylandia zebra isolate NMK-2024a linkage group LG2, Mzebra_GT3a, whole genome shotgun sequence DNA harbors:
- the LOC143413531 gene encoding stonustoxin subunit beta-like has product MKLLSAGLKDPGWRLDTLRVEPAGVRWLRPGLRKYSCQLTIDTNTVNTKLQLSDNNRKVTCVKEVQSYPDHPDRFDVCEQLLCRNGLTGRCYWEVEWRGDVYISVSYRSIRRKGGSDDCVFGDNDQSWSLYCSDDGPRYVRHNNSYTSISFSSSSSSVSNRAAVYVDCPAGTLSFYRVSSDTLIHLHTFNTTFTQTLYPGFGVYPASSVSLC; this is encoded by the exons atgaagctgctgtcggctggactgaaggatccaggctggagactggacactctcag ggtggagcctgctggagtccgatggttgagaccaggtctgaggaagt attcctgtcaactcacaatcgacacaaacacagtgaacacaaagctccaactgtctgacaacaacaggaaggtgacatgtgtgaaggaggttcagtcatatcctgatcatccagacagatttgatgtttgtgaacagctgctgtgtagaaatggtctgactggtcgctgttactgggaggtcgagtggagaggagacgtttatatatcagtgagttacagaagcatcagaaggaaaggaggcagtgatgactgtgtgtttggagacaatgatcagtcctggagtctgtactgctctgatgatggtcctcgttatgtcaggcacaataacagctacacatccatctccttctcctcctcctcctcctctgtctctaacagagcagcagtgtatgtggactgtcctgctggcactctgtccttctacagagtctcctctgacactctgatccacctccacaccttcaacaccacattcactcaaactctttatcctgggtttggAGTCTATCCTgcttcctcagtgtccctgtgctga